The following proteins are co-located in the Flammeovirga kamogawensis genome:
- the bioD gene encoding dethiobiotin synthase has translation MNIFISAIGTDSGKSVVSAIFTEALNADYWKPIQAGFPTDTETVHKLLPTPKEKLKEAYLLKFPMSPHASARKEGVQVELNSIKIPPHTKANLVIEGAGGLMVPLNDEDCVIDIVEKLNLPLVLVSNTYLGSINHSLLSIKEIQRRGLNLLGIVFNGERNEDTESIILKHAQVPCLLKVPQLDEVSTTVIKDLANQLNQTLSQHLNAVIHE, from the coding sequence ATGAACATATTTATAAGCGCAATTGGAACAGATAGCGGAAAAAGTGTTGTCTCTGCAATATTTACTGAAGCTCTAAATGCTGATTATTGGAAACCTATTCAAGCTGGTTTTCCTACAGATACAGAAACAGTTCATAAACTCCTTCCTACACCAAAAGAGAAATTAAAAGAGGCTTATTTATTAAAATTTCCAATGTCACCTCATGCATCTGCAAGGAAAGAAGGTGTTCAAGTGGAACTAAATTCTATTAAAATACCTCCACATACTAAAGCTAATTTGGTAATTGAAGGTGCTGGAGGATTGATGGTTCCTTTAAATGATGAAGATTGTGTAATTGATATTGTAGAAAAATTAAACCTACCTCTTGTACTAGTGAGTAATACGTATTTAGGGAGTATAAATCATTCTCTTTTATCTATAAAAGAGATACAGAGACGTGGTTTGAATTTGCTAGGGATCGTTTTTAATGGAGAAAGAAATGAGGATACGGAAAGCATAATATTAAAACATGCACAAGTACCTTGCCTACTTAAAGTTCCTCAATTAGATGAGGTGTCTACTACTGTAATTAAAGATTTAGCCAATCAATTAAATCAAACACTTAGCCAACATTTAAACGCCGTAATTCATGAATAA
- the bioA gene encoding adenosylmethionine--8-amino-7-oxononanoate transaminase produces MNNLTLAERDKQYIWHPFTPQTLAPPPLPVKSAKGSKIILEDGTEIIDAISSWWVNIHGHGNEELAETIKQQVLNLDHIIFAGFTHEPAVQLAEKLMPHLPGEFSKVFFSDNGSTSTEIAIKMVIQYFYNIGETKRKKVIAIKGSYHGDTFGALSMADRNPFSAPFDDYLFDVDFIPFPTEENWQEVKAQMQSLCETEEVCGFIFEPLVQGASGMRMYKSEWLDDLIGIAQKYGTLCIADEVMTGFYRTGKLFATNYLSKNSPDIICMSKALTAGLMPLSLTICTEKIYSAYLDDDRLKTFFHGHSFTGNPIACALAVKSLEMLLSNERQSQITNIINRHTEFSKKIKGTKFCKSVRQQGTILAIEYDTEKETSYFNSIRDELYDIFLKRNLLLRPLGNTVYINTTYVISNSELDEIYDGLFDVFEVGIVTYKTNNLVSTL; encoded by the coding sequence ATGAATAATCTAACTTTAGCAGAGCGTGATAAGCAATATATTTGGCATCCTTTTACTCCACAAACTTTAGCACCTCCACCCCTGCCTGTAAAAAGTGCAAAAGGGTCTAAAATCATTTTAGAAGATGGAACAGAAATTATTGATGCGATTTCATCTTGGTGGGTAAACATTCATGGGCATGGTAATGAAGAACTTGCAGAAACTATAAAACAGCAAGTTCTTAACCTAGATCATATTATTTTTGCAGGTTTTACACATGAGCCTGCAGTCCAATTGGCTGAGAAATTAATGCCTCATTTACCAGGTGAATTTTCTAAAGTATTTTTTTCAGACAATGGTAGTACATCTACTGAAATAGCTATAAAAATGGTTATTCAGTATTTCTATAATATTGGTGAAACAAAAAGAAAAAAAGTAATTGCTATAAAAGGCTCTTACCATGGAGATACTTTTGGTGCATTATCAATGGCTGACCGAAATCCTTTCTCTGCTCCTTTTGATGATTATCTTTTTGATGTCGATTTCATCCCATTTCCGACAGAAGAAAATTGGCAAGAAGTGAAAGCACAGATGCAATCTCTCTGTGAAACAGAAGAAGTTTGTGGATTTATTTTTGAGCCTCTTGTACAAGGTGCGTCAGGAATGCGTATGTACAAAAGTGAATGGTTGGATGATTTAATTGGTATTGCTCAGAAATATGGAACACTCTGTATTGCTGATGAAGTAATGACAGGTTTTTATAGAACAGGAAAACTCTTTGCTACTAACTATCTCTCTAAAAATTCTCCAGATATTATCTGTATGTCTAAGGCGTTAACTGCTGGTTTAATGCCATTAAGCTTAACTATCTGTACGGAGAAAATATACAGTGCTTATTTAGATGATGATAGATTAAAGACATTTTTTCACGGACACTCCTTTACTGGTAATCCAATTGCTTGTGCTTTAGCCGTAAAAAGTCTAGAAATGCTACTTAGTAATGAAAGACAAAGTCAAATTACTAATATTATAAATAGACATACTGAGTTTAGTAAAAAAATTAAGGGTACAAAATTTTGCAAATCTGTAAGGCAACAAGGTACAATTCTAGCCATAGAATATGATACTGAAAAAGAAACTTCATATTTTAATTCTATCAGAGATGAACTATATGATATATTCTTAAAAAGAAATTTATTATTACGTCCCTTAGGTAATACAGTTTATATAAATACTACTTATGTGATTTCAAATAGTGAACTAGATGAAATTTACGACGGACTTTTTGATGTATTTGAAGTTGGTATAGTAACATACAAAACAAATAATTTAGTCTCAACCCTTTAA
- the cysQ gene encoding 3'(2'),5'-bisphosphate nucleotidase CysQ, with protein sequence MNLEELSEDCMTIAIEAGHAILEIYKQDDLGVEIKSDDSPLTLADKASHEVIMKGLSKFDYPILSEEGKEMSYDERKDWTTYWCVDPLDGTKEFINRNGEFTVNIALISDKKPVLGIIYVPVKDTIYIGIDGVGAKKGEDGILDPIKVKWKDGNRIAVRSKSHANPAEEEVLEKYNVTDAMSVGSSLKFCMVAEGKADVYYRHGPTMEWDTAAGQAVVEAAGGTVYKGNTEDELFTYNKENLLNGSFLVLGK encoded by the coding sequence ATGAACTTAGAAGAACTTTCGGAAGATTGTATGACAATTGCGATTGAAGCTGGACATGCAATTTTAGAAATTTACAAACAAGATGATCTTGGCGTAGAAATTAAATCTGATGATTCTCCATTAACTTTAGCAGATAAAGCTTCTCATGAGGTGATTATGAAAGGCCTATCAAAATTTGATTATCCAATCCTTTCTGAAGAAGGCAAAGAAATGTCTTATGATGAGCGTAAAGATTGGACAACTTATTGGTGTGTAGATCCTTTAGATGGAACAAAGGAATTTATTAATAGAAACGGTGAGTTTACAGTTAATATAGCCTTGATTTCTGATAAGAAACCTGTTCTAGGAATTATTTATGTACCTGTTAAAGATACAATCTACATTGGTATAGATGGTGTTGGTGCTAAAAAAGGTGAAGATGGTATTCTTGATCCTATTAAAGTGAAATGGAAGGATGGTAATAGAATAGCTGTTCGTTCTAAATCTCATGCAAACCCAGCAGAAGAAGAAGTTTTAGAAAAATACAATGTTACAGATGCAATGTCTGTAGGTAGTTCTTTAAAATTCTGTATGGTAGCTGAAGGTAAAGCTGATGTCTATTATCGTCATGGTCCAACTATGGAGTGGGATACAGCGGCAGGGCAAGCTGTAGTAGAAGCTGCAGGAGGAACTGTTTATAAAGGTAATACAGAAGATGAATTATTTACATACAATAAAGAAAACTTACTAAATGGAAGTTTCTTGGTATTAGGTAAATAA
- a CDS encoding MalY/PatB family protein: MNYNFNKPIDRLSTDSVKYGLRKVLFGTEDIIPLWVADMDLPTAPEITAALVERMQHPIYGYTLQGDLFWESAINWIKKRHNWDIKKHEFTFTPGIVPAIGLLIQALSNQNERVAIFSPVYGPFKDNIIGTGRTLVDIPLINQNNFYNIDFDTLEKEMIKGLKLLVFCNPQNPSGRVWNKVELQKLLQLCEQYDVNIISDEIHADLVLFEATHTPLASLSEIGEKRVVTCMAPSKTFNLAGLNCAYLIFKNKELQKRYLAKVKHLHLDFGGIVATTSQIAAYNKGENWYQEVKKYFESNINYIIEELSDSPITVMKTNATYLLWLDCSKISRNNKILKDFFYKKAKVGVQDGEMFGAAGQGFMRMNIACARSILEESVKRIKIALD, encoded by the coding sequence ATGAATTATAACTTTAATAAGCCAATAGATCGTTTATCTACTGATTCTGTTAAATATGGATTACGAAAGGTATTGTTTGGTACAGAAGATATTATCCCACTATGGGTTGCTGATATGGACTTACCTACAGCTCCAGAAATTACAGCAGCTTTAGTAGAAAGAATGCAACACCCAATATATGGTTATACATTACAAGGTGATTTATTTTGGGAGTCAGCAATAAATTGGATAAAAAAAAGACACAATTGGGACATTAAAAAACATGAATTTACTTTCACTCCCGGTATTGTACCTGCTATTGGATTATTAATTCAAGCACTTTCTAACCAAAATGAAAGAGTTGCTATTTTTTCGCCTGTTTATGGTCCTTTTAAAGACAATATCATTGGTACTGGAAGAACATTAGTGGACATTCCTCTAATAAACCAGAATAATTTCTATAATATAGATTTTGATACTTTAGAGAAAGAAATGATTAAAGGATTAAAATTACTTGTATTTTGTAATCCTCAGAATCCCTCTGGTAGAGTTTGGAATAAAGTAGAGCTTCAGAAATTACTACAACTATGTGAACAATATGATGTAAATATTATTTCAGACGAGATTCACGCAGACTTGGTACTTTTTGAGGCTACACACACTCCTCTTGCTAGTCTTTCAGAAATTGGAGAAAAGAGAGTTGTTACTTGTATGGCACCATCAAAAACATTTAACCTTGCAGGTTTAAACTGTGCTTATTTAATTTTTAAAAATAAAGAATTACAAAAAAGATACCTAGCAAAAGTAAAACACTTACATTTAGATTTTGGAGGAATTGTGGCCACAACGTCTCAAATAGCCGCTTATAACAAAGGAGAAAATTGGTATCAAGAAGTAAAGAAATATTTTGAAAGTAATATCAATTATATAATTGAAGAACTCTCGGACTCTCCTATCACAGTTATGAAAACAAACGCCACCTATTTATTATGGTTAGATTGCAGTAAAATCTCAAGAAATAATAAAATCTTGAAAGATTTTTTCTACAAAAAAGCAAAGGTTGGTGTACAAGATGGTGAAATGTTTGGTGCAGCTGGGCAAGGGTTTATGAGAATGAACATTGCCTGTGCAAGGTCAATTTTAGAGGAATCTGTAAAAAGAATAAAAATTGCATTAGATTGA
- a CDS encoding PCMD domain-containing protein, with amino-acid sequence MQRINSLIALGLSTTLFFSCSSDESEPTSCDPTDAEKAAVVFESNLSLDSWESNEYSGGTYGNPTGWETSNPGTSFLSEVNAHEETSDVVSGSAAKLETIAIGITGIASSTIYTGDFELDISDPAKSAQLGVPFDKRPTSLSFSYKYTPGDNYQQFSGVTGTDIAGIDSCLVYMYLQKRDCESIQRIGTAALQSSETISDWTQKTLDVTYGEISNAGAGFKLRPEETGWANADETPTHVIIVFASSSAGDYFRGALGSLLFVDQISISY; translated from the coding sequence ATGCAACGCATTAACTCTTTGATTGCTTTAGGGCTATCAACTACATTATTTTTTTCTTGCTCTTCTGATGAAAGCGAACCTACTTCTTGTGACCCTACAGATGCGGAAAAAGCCGCTGTAGTTTTTGAATCTAATTTATCATTAGATTCTTGGGAATCTAACGAATATAGTGGTGGTACTTATGGAAACCCTACAGGTTGGGAAACTTCTAATCCAGGAACATCTTTTCTTTCTGAAGTAAACGCTCATGAAGAAACAAGTGATGTAGTTAGCGGAAGTGCTGCAAAATTAGAGACAATTGCAATCGGAATTACAGGTATAGCATCGTCTACTATTTATACAGGCGATTTTGAATTAGATATTTCTGACCCTGCTAAAAGTGCACAATTAGGTGTACCTTTTGACAAAAGACCTACATCATTATCTTTTAGCTATAAATACACTCCTGGGGATAATTACCAACAATTTTCGGGAGTAACTGGTACTGACATTGCAGGCATAGATTCTTGTTTAGTTTATATGTATCTACAAAAACGTGATTGTGAATCTATTCAAAGAATTGGTACTGCTGCATTACAAAGCAGTGAAACAATATCAGATTGGACACAAAAAACTCTTGATGTAACTTACGGTGAAATTTCAAATGCAGGTGCTGGATTTAAATTAAGACCAGAAGAAACAGGTTGGGCAAATGCAGACGAAACACCTACACATGTTATTATAGTTTTTGCATCTAGTAGTGCTGGAGATTACTTTAGAGGAGCTCTAGGAAGCTTACTATTTGTAGATCAAATTTCTATTAGCTACTAA
- a CDS encoding lactonase family protein, whose translation MNKLLKKASYALLIIIGVSCSTQEPESALSPTEEEASNIRMPFSQKTFLCDNKRGKANIYEIDYDFQGLSGDANLTLIASINGHSHIAVSPDKRWVVVVGNGSGKITLVGIDTDNAGQQVSYLVQGKPRITQVDFDMDDKLFIAGKKFLEIATPVGGWGASEGSILAKTKYRSITGDLDIETSDEEENLVDIEEEYFNEDELKSTRPKFSGGDILFTQNSSETDGFEAEHLVSFTRHQRGKAMLVKIGTKNGKPHVQSKLLFKLNDQRKVTGAALVGDNHFIVSANGQTKFKIYSFSGDVIATPTIKLNGSNFKHANGDLASTQSFDKNSLNDVDNTLSSKEIDGEYYSEWYRGYNEEHQYAEIKLYRPGISIQHYPSLDLSDDNYNISKESRRNSANADLADYRKSAAKFTSLGKNNGYALLRFPAAITVSDKTTIQVVETTWGKLAEYESQSDATAAYNELASVYVKVATDRFYTQGFEDNDWIKIGDAHIANNEFTLSNINGIEIGDQVQWIKIVDDQSKTGDGFDINFISSYEK comes from the coding sequence ATGAACAAACTATTAAAAAAGGCGTCTTATGCCTTATTAATAATAATTGGTGTCTCTTGTAGTACACAAGAACCAGAAAGTGCTCTATCTCCAACAGAAGAAGAAGCGTCTAATATTAGAATGCCCTTTAGTCAAAAAACGTTTTTATGTGACAATAAAAGAGGCAAAGCAAATATTTATGAAATTGACTACGATTTTCAAGGTTTATCAGGTGACGCTAATTTAACATTAATAGCATCAATTAATGGCCATAGTCATATTGCTGTTTCTCCAGATAAAAGATGGGTTGTTGTTGTTGGTAATGGCAGTGGTAAAATTACTCTTGTAGGAATTGATACTGATAATGCTGGTCAACAAGTGAGTTACCTTGTACAAGGGAAACCAAGAATTACACAGGTAGATTTTGATATGGATGATAAGTTATTCATTGCAGGTAAGAAATTCTTAGAAATTGCTACTCCAGTTGGAGGTTGGGGCGCTTCTGAAGGTTCTATTCTTGCAAAAACAAAATACCGTAGTATAACTGGTGATTTAGATATCGAAACTTCTGATGAAGAAGAAAATCTTGTTGATATTGAAGAGGAATACTTCAATGAAGATGAACTTAAATCTACAAGACCTAAATTCTCTGGTGGAGATATACTTTTCACTCAAAATTCTTCAGAGACTGATGGCTTTGAAGCTGAGCACCTTGTTTCTTTCACAAGACATCAAAGAGGTAAAGCAATGCTAGTTAAAATAGGTACCAAAAATGGTAAACCTCATGTACAAAGTAAGCTTTTATTTAAATTAAATGATCAAAGAAAAGTTACTGGTGCTGCTTTAGTTGGAGACAATCACTTTATTGTTTCTGCAAACGGACAGACAAAGTTTAAAATTTACTCTTTCAGTGGTGATGTTATTGCTACACCAACAATTAAATTAAATGGAAGCAATTTTAAACACGCAAACGGTGACCTTGCTTCTACTCAATCATTTGATAAAAACAGCCTTAATGATGTTGATAACACATTAAGCTCTAAAGAAATTGATGGAGAATATTATTCTGAATGGTATAGAGGGTACAATGAAGAGCATCAATATGCTGAGATAAAACTTTACCGTCCGGGTATTTCAATTCAACATTATCCTTCTTTAGATTTAAGTGATGATAATTACAACATCTCAAAAGAATCTAGAAGAAATTCTGCAAATGCAGATTTAGCTGATTACAGAAAAAGTGCTGCAAAATTCACTTCTTTAGGTAAAAATAATGGTTATGCATTATTGCGTTTCCCTGCCGCAATTACAGTTTCTGATAAAACTACTATTCAAGTAGTAGAAACAACTTGGGGTAAATTAGCAGAATATGAATCTCAATCTGATGCTACAGCAGCATATAATGAATTAGCATCTGTTTATGTAAAAGTTGCTACAGATCGCTTCTACACACAAGGGTTCGAAGATAATGATTGGATTAAAATTGGTGATGCGCATATTGCTAATAATGAATTCACATTATCAAACATAAACGGGATTGAAATTGGTGATCAAGTTCAATGGATTAAAATCGTTGATGATCAATCTAAAACAGGGGATGGTTTCGATATTAATTTTATTTCTTCTTACGAAAAATAA
- a CDS encoding porin family protein, producing MKISKILAVLFCTAFFTSPLFAQEETASKLRFGGRLGFNLGASVPMYFQNMPDRFSWNTGFNPSFGLVGEYKLKKDRSFIHFELLYTRKGNSTTAHVVDQNFFISNTLASVTGEVATNINLNYIEIPIQFKTNISKKDNGLYVVAGLYFAYMVDGSFDGTVFTGSTIKDSSGEYPVGKDTPYDYSADLVNFDWGAQFGIQKEIGDHFTVDTQISWGFNGIFPQGYEIVDPNLFNLYGKIGMTYKL from the coding sequence ATGAAAATTTCAAAAATTTTAGCTGTACTATTTTGTACAGCTTTTTTTACATCTCCTTTATTTGCTCAAGAAGAAACAGCCAGCAAACTAAGATTTGGAGGTCGATTAGGTTTCAACTTAGGAGCTTCAGTCCCAATGTATTTTCAAAATATGCCAGATAGGTTTAGTTGGAATACAGGTTTTAACCCTTCTTTTGGTTTAGTTGGAGAATACAAACTAAAGAAAGATCGTTCTTTTATTCATTTTGAGTTACTATATACTCGAAAAGGAAACTCGACAACAGCTCATGTTGTTGATCAAAACTTCTTTATTTCTAATACTTTAGCTTCAGTAACCGGAGAAGTAGCCACAAATATTAATCTTAATTACATTGAAATTCCTATTCAATTTAAGACAAACATTAGCAAAAAAGACAATGGTCTTTATGTCGTTGCTGGATTATATTTTGCCTATATGGTTGATGGCTCTTTTGATGGAACTGTATTTACTGGAAGTACTATAAAAGATAGCTCTGGAGAATATCCAGTAGGAAAAGATACCCCTTACGATTATAGTGCAGACCTTGTTAATTTTGACTGGGGAGCTCAATTTGGCATTCAAAAAGAAATCGGAGATCACTTTACTGTTGATACTCAAATTTCTTGGGGATTTAATGGTATTTTCCCTCAAGGGTATGAAATTGTTGATCCAAACCTCTTTAACCTTTATGGTAAAATTGGAATGACTTACAAATTGTAA
- a CDS encoding bestrophin family protein: MVTRLYIPWKRLFKDLWFSVLIITIYMLFLSILDDEHMLSNLSLPLGIITVPGTAISLLLAFRTNSSYQRWWEARMVWGAIVNDSRSWVRQLMTFSSSDPKAKVMIVEMAYRQCAWCYALTRHLRKQDPTRDISSLINKSELSALQKSKNVPNALLYSNAKLLKQMHKLDYIDSYQLIQLDQTLTNLTDSMGKCERIKNTVFPSMYTLLLEILIYLFIFSVPYGLVETNGLVLLVTSLTLAMAFLVIERIATYLQDPFENTSSDTPMLTLSRTIEINIKDELGNVELPEPLKPIRPHVIM; the protein is encoded by the coding sequence ATGGTAACAAGACTTTATATTCCCTGGAAACGACTGTTTAAAGATTTATGGTTCTCCGTTTTAATAATTACTATATACATGCTGTTTTTATCAATATTAGATGATGAACACATGTTGAGTAACCTTAGTTTACCTTTAGGGATTATTACAGTTCCAGGTACCGCAATTTCATTATTATTGGCTTTTAGAACGAATTCATCTTATCAAAGATGGTGGGAAGCAAGAATGGTATGGGGGGCAATTGTCAACGACTCAAGGAGTTGGGTGAGACAACTAATGACATTTTCTTCTAGTGATCCTAAAGCTAAGGTGATGATTGTAGAGATGGCATATAGACAATGCGCTTGGTGTTATGCTTTAACAAGACATTTAAGAAAGCAAGATCCAACCAGAGATATCTCTTCTTTGATTAATAAAAGCGAACTTTCTGCTTTGCAAAAAAGTAAGAATGTACCTAACGCATTATTATATTCAAATGCTAAATTGTTGAAACAAATGCACAAGTTAGATTACATTGATAGTTACCAATTAATACAACTTGACCAAACACTTACTAATTTAACAGACTCTATGGGTAAGTGTGAACGTATAAAAAACACAGTATTTCCGAGTATGTATACTTTATTACTAGAAATATTAATTTATCTATTCATCTTTTCGGTTCCTTATGGGTTAGTAGAAACGAACGGGTTAGTTTTATTAGTTACAAGTTTAACACTGGCAATGGCATTTCTGGTAATTGAAAGAATAGCAACGTATTTACAAGATCCATTTGAAAATACCTCTTCTGATACACCAATGTTGACGTTATCTAGAACTATTGAAATAAATATTAAAGATGAATTAGGTAATGTTGAATTACCGGAACCTTTAAAACCTATTAGACCACATGTAATAATGTAG
- a CDS encoding BamA/TamA family outer membrane protein, translating to MKSHFIKTFIVTLLCCIQFNVFGQDATSSDSTTVESLIDADTTRSGKPRKNLRFSILGGPGYTPDYGFLIGMSMLFTFRMDKDDKELKRSVVPIAGAWLSSGGFNLIAKPQLFFNHDKIRYFGQVQYRNNYDNYYGVGFLNNQSVSRSDSTTQYFQNSIAIFGSVLFRLKDSDFFIGPSFDYTNRNLSEISAGVASDPTYIEQGGTDTGMTVQNIGIGFEISYDTRDIPANAWKGIYFDITARYYDQWMGSDTKWGFLSAEYRQYKLLPFLGKRKVLAWTGKIRSSYGDVPFTDMSLIGSPFDLRGYYLGQYRDKTSAFAMAEFRSMFNSKSKLISKLGYAVWGGAGMVGPDLFHPGGLLPNFGAGLRVQVQPRMNFRIDLGRDPLAKQNLVYFNMTEAF from the coding sequence ATGAAATCCCATTTCATAAAAACCTTTATTGTAACACTTTTGTGTTGTATTCAATTCAACGTATTTGGTCAAGATGCTACTTCATCAGACTCAACTACTGTAGAAAGTTTAATTGATGCTGATACTACTAGATCAGGTAAACCAAGAAAAAACTTACGTTTTAGTATCCTAGGAGGCCCTGGATATACACCAGATTATGGCTTTCTAATAGGAATGAGTATGTTGTTTACTTTTAGAATGGATAAAGATGATAAAGAACTGAAAAGATCTGTAGTTCCAATTGCAGGTGCTTGGTTAAGTTCTGGTGGCTTTAACTTAATTGCTAAACCACAGTTATTTTTCAATCATGATAAAATTAGATACTTTGGACAAGTTCAATACAGAAATAATTATGATAATTACTATGGTGTTGGCTTTCTAAATAATCAAAGTGTTAGTAGAAGTGACTCTACTACTCAATATTTTCAAAATTCTATTGCCATATTCGGGTCTGTTCTTTTCCGTTTAAAAGATTCTGACTTTTTTATTGGTCCTTCTTTCGACTATACAAATAGAAATTTATCAGAAATCTCTGCTGGGGTTGCTTCAGATCCTACTTATATTGAACAAGGTGGTACTGATACTGGAATGACCGTTCAGAATATTGGTATTGGATTTGAGATTTCTTACGATACTAGAGATATTCCAGCAAATGCATGGAAAGGTATCTATTTTGATATAACAGCAAGGTATTACGATCAATGGATGGGTAGTGATACTAAATGGGGTTTTCTATCTGCTGAGTATAGACAGTATAAACTTCTACCCTTTTTAGGTAAAAGAAAAGTGCTAGCATGGACTGGTAAAATTAGATCATCTTATGGTGATGTACCTTTTACAGATATGTCATTAATTGGTTCCCCATTCGATTTAAGGGGATATTACTTAGGACAATACAGAGATAAAACATCTGCATTTGCAATGGCTGAATTTAGATCAATGTTTAATTCAAAATCAAAATTGATTTCTAAATTAGGTTATGCAGTTTGGGGTGGTGCAGGTATGGTAGGACCAGATTTATTCCATCCAGGAGGACTGTTACCAAACTTTGGAGCAGGCTTACGTGTACAAGTTCAACCAAGAATGAACTTTAGAATAGACTTAGGACGTGACCCTCTAGCAAAACAAAACTTAGTCTATTTTAATATGACAGAAGCTTTTTAA
- a CDS encoding MBL fold metallo-hydrolase: MKIEQIYTGCLAQGAYYIESNGEAAIVDPLRETKPYLDKAAKEGAKIKYIFETHFHADFVSGHVSLAEETGATIVFGPTAQTTYEAHIAEDGEVFSIGDIKIKVLHTPGHTTESSTFLVTDEKGKDVAIFSGDTLFIGDVGRPDLAVKSDLSREDLAGLLFDSLRNKIMPLADDVIVYPAHGAGSACGKNMSKETSDTLGNQKATNYALRADMTRDEFIKEVTDGLTTPPQYFPKNVKMNKEGYENIDSILERGNIGLNPNLFEEVVNAEGALMLDTRSPQVFKDGFIPNSINIGVKGGFAPWVGALILDLKQPIVIIADEGTEEEVITRLSRVGYDNTLGFLEGGIAAWEAAGKEVDSIESISAEELKDRLKSSISVIDARKTSEYTSEHINNENVVNKPLDVINEEWNDLDKNATYYIHCAGGYRSMIASSIMKSRGFDHIIDVKGGFKAIKEAGIDVTAFVCPSTL; encoded by the coding sequence GAAACAAAGCCTTATCTTGATAAAGCGGCAAAGGAAGGTGCTAAAATCAAATATATTTTTGAAACACATTTCCATGCTGATTTTGTGTCAGGTCACGTTTCTTTAGCAGAAGAAACAGGAGCGACAATTGTTTTTGGTCCAACAGCACAAACTACTTATGAGGCACATATAGCTGAAGATGGCGAAGTGTTTTCGATAGGGGATATTAAAATTAAAGTTTTACATACACCGGGTCACACTACAGAATCTTCAACTTTTCTAGTTACTGACGAAAAAGGGAAAGATGTTGCTATATTCTCTGGAGATACTTTATTTATTGGTGATGTTGGAAGACCAGATTTAGCAGTTAAATCTGATTTGTCTAGAGAAGATTTAGCAGGCTTACTTTTTGATTCTCTAAGAAATAAAATAATGCCTTTAGCTGATGATGTAATTGTTTATCCTGCACATGGTGCTGGTTCTGCTTGTGGTAAAAACATGAGCAAAGAAACTTCAGATACTTTAGGGAATCAGAAAGCAACAAATTATGCATTAAGAGCGGACATGACTAGGGATGAGTTTATTAAGGAAGTAACAGATGGTTTAACAACACCTCCTCAATATTTCCCTAAGAATGTAAAAATGAATAAAGAAGGGTATGAAAATATTGATTCTATTTTAGAGAGAGGTAATATTGGACTAAATCCAAATTTATTTGAAGAGGTTGTAAATGCAGAAGGTGCATTGATGTTAGATACACGTTCTCCTCAAGTTTTTAAAGATGGTTTTATACCAAATTCTATAAATATTGGCGTAAAGGGTGGATTTGCTCCCTGGGTTGGTGCTTTAATTTTAGACTTAAAGCAGCCAATAGTAATTATTGCTGATGAAGGTACAGAAGAAGAAGTAATTACGCGCTTATCTAGAGTTGGTTATGATAATACTTTAGGTTTCTTAGAAGGTGGTATTGCTGCTTGGGAAGCTGCAGGTAAGGAGGTAGATAGTATTGAATCTATTTCTGCAGAAGAACTAAAGGATAGATTGAAGTCATCTATTTCTGTAATTGATGCTAGAAAAACATCAGAATATACATCTGAACATATTAACAATGAAAATGTTGTAAACAAACCACTTGATGTAATTAATGAAGAGTGGAATGATTTAGATAAGAATGCAACATATTATATACATTGTGCAGGAGGGTATAGATCTATGATTGCTTCTTCAATTATGAAGTCAAGAGGTTTTGATCATATAATTGATGTGAAAGGAGGTTTTAAAGCAATTAAAGAAGCAGGAATTGATGTAACTGCATTTGTTTGTCCTTCTACATTGTAG